Within the Paenibacillus sp. AN1007 genome, the region GTACAGGGCCGTCTTCCAATGATCGTATCCATCGTACCAGAAGACCGCTACCACAGTCAGCATCATCGCTACCACCCAGCACGTCAAAGCGAGATGTTCTCGGATAAACAGCTTCATAACGATGATGCTGCTTTCCAGTTATTAATCAGCCTGTATCCGGAGCCTCTCACCGTTTCCAGCGCATCGGTAATACCCAGTTCGGCAAGACGTTTGCGTACCCGAGTAATATTGACGCTAAGTGTATTATCATCCACAAACGAGTCATCCCAGAGCTTCTCCAGGATCGTTTCCCGACTGACCAGCTTTGGACTGCGGCGCATCAGCGTCTCTAGTAAAATCGTTTCCTTCTTGGTTAGCTGCACTTTCTGATCGCCGAGTTCAATTTCGAGCCTCTCCAAATACACCACAAGTCCGTTCAGTTCGACCTTACGCTCTTCATCATGGACAGCATAATCTCCATACACCCGGCGCAGCTGACTGCGAATTTTAGCCATAACAATCTCATGTTCGAACGGCTTGGTAATATAATCATCGGCCCCGTTCTCCAGTGCCATAACCTGATCCATCTTGCCGCTCCTTGCAGAAATAAACAAAATGGGACATGTCGATATCGTGCGGATCTGTCTGCACCAGTAAAACCCGTCATAGCTCGGTAAGTTGATATCCAGTAAAACGACATGAGGCTGGATCTGCTTGAATTGTTCCGCCACCTGCTCAAAGTCCTCAACTAATACAGCTCGGTCACCGTAACGTTCAATATGTGATTTTAGTAGTCCCGCGATCTTGGGATCATCCTCGATAATCATAATGGTATACATGAAAAACTCTCTCCTCTAACCTGTTATGATAGCACATTCCCCTCTACTCATAGCCAAATCATAACACAGGATAGATCAGCGGGCATCGACCTGCTTGCGCCAGCTTCGAATATCTGCGTTTAACTGTTTCACATCTCCGGCGGCCTGTTGATCGTCCGATAACTTGTAATGCTGCTTCAATGCCAAAATACGATATACACTCTGATCAATACGGGATTCCTTAATTTCGCCTGACTTCACGGCACTGATTAATGTGTCGAAAATCGTTCTGGCACTTTCATAACTGTGAGCCACCAGCAAAATATCACTTCCCGCTTGAACGGTTGCAACTGCAGCCTTGTTCAATGGGTAGTTTTTGGAGATCGCTCCCATGCTTAAGTCGTCTGTGATCACTACACCAT harbors:
- a CDS encoding response regulator transcription factor, coding for MYTIMIIEDDPKIAGLLKSHIERYGDRAVLVEDFEQVAEQFKQIQPHVVLLDINLPSYDGFYWCRQIRTISTCPILFISARSGKMDQVMALENGADDYITKPFEHEIVMAKIRSQLRRVYGDYAVHDEERKVELNGLVVYLERLEIELGDQKVQLTKKETILLETLMRRSPKLVSRETILEKLWDDSFVDDNTLSVNITRVRKRLAELGITDALETVRGSGYRLINNWKAASSL